Proteins encoded together in one Deltaproteobacteria bacterium window:
- a CDS encoding 1-acyl-sn-glycerol-3-phosphate acyltransferase: protein MHKHLIRRVTPHIRLDESNLDALKLKVGQGTFVYVTVDLGQLDYNVFNSICLKQKLPLADFNNCLRVRRWLPLGWIKQNYSQRIQFLKKHEEFPHPLLSGYFKNLLLEGRSALLSLDATDPSYISTPMRDLLSTILETQTLSPTPIFVIPQQLIWDRRPKREKASFFEAIFGENEHPGKWRKVILFFRHFRRQAVVRFGEPISLQDFLSSVGDDPSLNLYQKILGSLQVEKRGLTGPPVRPQSWFIERIFEDNDLAKTIYEIAKEKNKPVASVKRLANRYAKEITADFRSSYLEFSAACVDLISRNLFEGIHVDHEGLKNLKKLLSKGPTILVPNHRSHFDYLLMGHICYQNDIVSPLVAAGINLSFWPLGFYFRRNGAFFIRRTFGGNRLYKKVFQNYLSVLVQEGYPQEFFIEGGRSRTGKLRHPKLGMLSMYSDVMATNVVPDLHFLPVSITYDKVLEQKSYLAEIEGKPKAKEKTRDLFKLTRFLKGRYGKIYVNFDEPISWQQVASEVPEGDWEIKKPEIIERLSQRISHAINRQVVIIPQALVASSLLTTDKLGITTEKVEFIFRELFHYLRSKPYIKLSDTLNKSPEGAFQEAIHQFESSGLIKRHNGFEQTFFEISPGKRLELDFFKNVTIHYFVSLALWSNLLLAQKNDTFALSTLVEEYAYLQKLFVYEFRFSTRLPLSQHLDKLCCYLQEKKLIEYHDGEIKVLKEGRILLKGYSTLLRNYIEAYSVAWRTYLLQPTQPYDEKNLIKAMLLYGKHQLMLGTIQYPESISQGIFENAIQSFKKLGFFEAESSETRKMELELEKLLDL, encoded by the coding sequence TTGCATAAGCATCTCATCAGACGCGTCACTCCCCATATTCGTCTGGATGAATCGAATCTGGATGCTCTGAAGCTAAAAGTAGGACAAGGAACCTTTGTCTATGTCACGGTCGATTTGGGCCAACTGGACTATAATGTTTTCAATTCGATTTGTTTGAAGCAAAAACTTCCGCTGGCCGACTTTAATAATTGCCTTCGGGTACGCCGGTGGCTTCCTTTGGGATGGATCAAGCAAAACTATAGTCAACGCATCCAATTCCTTAAAAAACATGAGGAATTTCCACATCCTCTTCTAAGTGGTTACTTTAAAAATCTTTTACTGGAAGGAAGAAGCGCCCTCCTCTCGCTGGATGCAACGGATCCAAGTTACATCTCCACACCCATGCGAGATCTTTTGAGTACCATTTTGGAGACTCAGACTCTTTCTCCAACACCGATTTTTGTAATCCCCCAACAACTCATTTGGGACAGGCGCCCCAAGCGGGAAAAAGCCTCCTTTTTTGAGGCTATTTTTGGTGAAAACGAACACCCGGGCAAATGGCGCAAGGTGATTCTTTTTTTCCGACATTTTCGCAGACAAGCGGTGGTGCGTTTTGGAGAACCGATTTCTCTTCAGGATTTTTTATCCAGTGTCGGTGACGATCCCAGTTTGAATCTTTACCAGAAAATTCTGGGTTCTCTTCAAGTGGAGAAGAGAGGACTCACCGGTCCTCCTGTGCGTCCGCAAAGCTGGTTTATAGAAAGAATTTTCGAAGACAATGATCTTGCAAAGACAATTTATGAAATCGCAAAGGAAAAAAATAAACCGGTTGCTTCTGTAAAACGGCTCGCTAACCGTTACGCAAAGGAGATCACCGCCGACTTTCGCTCTTCCTATCTCGAATTTAGCGCCGCATGTGTTGATCTCATCAGCCGCAATCTTTTTGAGGGAATCCATGTTGATCATGAAGGATTGAAGAATTTGAAAAAATTATTGAGCAAGGGGCCCACGATTTTGGTGCCAAATCATCGTTCGCATTTTGATTATTTATTGATGGGGCATATCTGTTATCAAAATGACATTGTAAGCCCCCTCGTAGCCGCTGGAATTAATCTATCCTTCTGGCCGCTCGGATTTTATTTTCGCAGAAACGGTGCGTTCTTTATTCGGCGCACTTTTGGCGGCAACCGCCTTTATAAAAAAGTTTTTCAGAATTATCTGAGCGTGCTTGTTCAGGAAGGCTATCCGCAGGAATTTTTTATCGAGGGAGGCCGTTCTCGCACGGGGAAATTAAGACACCCCAAGCTTGGCATGCTATCAATGTATTCGGATGTCATGGCCACCAACGTAGTTCCCGATCTTCATTTTCTTCCGGTCAGCATCACCTACGATAAAGTTTTGGAACAAAAATCCTATCTCGCGGAAATTGAGGGAAAACCAAAAGCAAAAGAAAAAACGCGGGACCTTTTCAAGCTGACAAGATTTTTGAAGGGACGTTATGGAAAAATCTATGTTAATTTTGACGAACCGATTTCGTGGCAACAAGTTGCTTCTGAAGTTCCCGAGGGAGATTGGGAAATTAAAAAACCGGAAATCATTGAACGACTCTCGCAAAGAATTAGTCACGCCATCAACCGGCAAGTTGTCATCATCCCGCAAGCACTGGTTGCCAGCAGTCTGCTGACAACCGACAAATTGGGGATCACAACCGAAAAAGTTGAATTTATTTTTCGCGAACTCTTTCACTATCTCCGCTCCAAGCCCTATATAAAACTATCCGACACCCTCAACAAGAGTCCCGAAGGAGCTTTTCAGGAAGCCATTCATCAGTTTGAATCTTCCGGACTCATCAAACGTCACAATGGTTTTGAACAGACTTTTTTTGAAATTTCTCCGGGGAAACGTCTCGAGCTCGATTTTTTCAAAAATGTGACGATTCATTATTTTGTCTCTCTTGCGCTGTGGTCCAATCTTTTATTGGCACAAAAAAATGACACATTTGCGCTGAGCACTCTTGTTGAGGAGTACGCCTATCTGCAAAAACTCTTTGTGTATGAATTCCGTTTCAGCACACGACTCCCCTTGAGCCAGCACTTGGACAAGCTCTGCTGTTATCTTCAGGAAAAAAAATTGATTGAATATCACGATGGAGAGATTAAAGTTCTAAAAGAAGGCCGAATTCTGCTTAAAGGTTACAGCACGCTTCTTCGCAATTATATTGAAGCCTACAGTGTGGCGTGGAGAACTTATCTGCTCCAGCCGACACAACCGTACGACGAAAAAAATCTGATCAAGGCGATGTTATTGTATGGAAAACACCAACTAATGTTGGGAACGATTCAATATCCCGAATCTATTTCTCAGGGAATTTTTGAAAACGCGATTCAGTCTTTCAAAAAATTGGGGTTTTTTGAGGCCGAGTCGAGTGAAACAAGAAAAATGGAATTGGAATTGGAAAAACTGCTCGATTTATAG